A region from the Ptychodera flava strain L36383 chromosome 12, AS_Pfla_20210202, whole genome shotgun sequence genome encodes:
- the LOC139145104 gene encoding uncharacterized protein isoform X2 gives MVLRSTYVTQNVILFLLLKTGSDFRGSYGDRFSTLPCSFDILVPENIPVDEVVFTFPHNQTINITSHATSGTPIPMENSSTFSEYKYLSIVDGNKDDRFKLDSQTGDISIKGLLDGSIDPQYTLTVLLQNNLSTSYLTCIVNITLEDVDRWPPFYNETCEMRTSEPQTGYNTPFVVSFGPSKLSMNDMASEHTGKSFEGDIDNEKCMATFFLPIRESYSS, from the exons ATGGTGTTAAGAAGTACTTATGTTACACAAAATGTAATACTGTTCCTTCTTCTAAAAACAG GTTCAGACTTCAGGGGTTCTTATGGCGATCGTTTTTCGACATTGCCATGTTCATTTGACATCCTTGTGCCGGAG AACATTCCTGTCGACGAAGTTGTCTTTACCTTTCCTCATAATCAG ACTATAAACATAACAAGTCATGCGACCTCCGGAACTCCCATTCCTATGGAAAATTCTTCTACCTTTTCTGAGTATAAATATTTGAGCATAGTAGACGGAAATAAG GATGATCGATTCAAACTAGACTCGCAAACTGGTGATATTTCCATTAAGGGATTACTTGATGGAAGTATTGACCCACAATACACCCTAACAGTTTTACTCCAAAACAACCTG AGCACAAGTTACTTGACGTGCATTGTCAACATAACACTTGAAGATGTTGATAGATGGCCACCCTTTTATAATGAAACTTGTGAGATGCGAACAAGTGAGCCACAAACAGGATAT AACACACCGTTCGTAGTCTCCTTTGGGCCTTCGAAATTGTCAATGAACGATATGGCATCAGAGCATACCGGTAAAAGTTTTGAAGGGGACATCGACAATGAGAAAT GTATGGCGACATTTTTTTTACCTATTCGGGAGTCTTATAGCTCATAA